One part of the Thiothrix nivea DSM 5205 genome encodes these proteins:
- a CDS encoding FHA domain-containing protein, whose amino-acid sequence MKIILTPVTPVSPKELEKITITSEQFPVGRQEMPFSNYSEAIQKVLSRRHARIFMQDGLPYIIDMGSSNGTVVNHMEVRDRPHALKHGDQICFANKLTYTVEIEAESESSSQKVTPQNTKPFYLYMTPEDGQSPIDSIVIMSFPFMVSRTDDVFSRYQDDFPEEVNFLSRRHAYIFEKNASLYIEDLKSANGTFVNGEMLKDEAIQLKSGDILSFGGYYFRYHIRIEGGGDNLETDETIIQQGCQQNKPSLETTSAAVMVESVENENKTLFISSATSFLDIFCFQEEAAKEKTGDDDNGNEQKNIDNKASERLLFHKQRIFLQNLVGAFQEGETTRGFNLKIAGLLVLVVITVGVGWYFLNAEKRSITIACDSEDHAGCMEASLAYLSAGNIDGEVAQFAFNAALKRYLPDWIDKVVNREGEGSSIMNELAAFQNDLRNALSIESSGKSENILVVYSQMPMSKGDLPKEMEYVDGTIGLLKNIEVLESFVTQRGGGDGKIKIDKDEKEITDIVDKWQANTDTDRRIMLDIIKQVPEFDELRMLVFSHIRDLRNDKSLYLSAIRSFKEHLGSMSGSNENQMLSEVDKLQQKYPRIIGLDTYRDDIKLYQKIKDLEQGGSGKVLNVQELAGQFKTALFSNLYAQNLRAKLPEGDVANHFSQALAQWYDGSCDESIGTLGKIQDLQWVELAQAKINRQKTICQQFEKLNKSRREKNYENTLLQFYTALEKEEDRYFVSQIEPEILTYKSKLQGKAEMLLKKAISDWENYTRQGKIEKLQLLESDISTQFTEQSKLLVQANQYIDQAKTIYQMLALELTPLQKEKVTAIADELAYQRNALEDLAKTSDSSQVAEAKLKLLRK is encoded by the coding sequence ATGAAAATAATTTTGACACCTGTTACACCTGTTAGTCCAAAAGAACTTGAAAAAATAACAATTACATCTGAGCAGTTTCCTGTTGGCCGCCAGGAGATGCCATTTTCCAACTACTCCGAAGCGATACAAAAAGTGTTATCGCGGCGTCATGCGCGAATTTTCATGCAAGATGGCCTGCCTTATATCATTGATATGGGTAGTAGCAATGGTACGGTGGTCAACCATATGGAGGTGCGCGACAGGCCCCATGCACTCAAGCACGGCGATCAAATTTGTTTTGCCAACAAGCTTACCTATACCGTTGAAATTGAGGCGGAGAGTGAAAGTTCTAGTCAAAAAGTAACACCACAAAATACGAAGCCCTTTTATCTTTATATGACACCTGAAGATGGTCAATCACCTATTGACTCAATTGTCATTATGAGCTTCCCATTCATGGTTTCAAGAACCGATGATGTTTTTAGTCGCTATCAGGATGATTTCCCGGAAGAAGTTAACTTTTTGTCGCGGCGACATGCCTATATCTTTGAAAAAAATGCATCCCTGTATATCGAAGACTTGAAAAGCGCAAACGGGACGTTTGTCAATGGGGAGATGCTGAAGGATGAGGCCATCCAGTTAAAATCTGGCGATATACTTTCTTTTGGTGGATATTATTTCCGTTATCATATCAGGATTGAAGGTGGGGGAGATAATCTTGAAACAGATGAGACGATAATCCAGCAAGGTTGCCAGCAGAATAAGCCAAGCCTTGAAACAACATCAGCAGCCGTAATGGTTGAGTCAGTAGAAAATGAAAATAAGACACTGTTTATTTCATCGGCAACATCATTTCTCGACATCTTTTGTTTTCAAGAGGAGGCAGCCAAAGAAAAGACGGGGGATGATGATAACGGTAATGAGCAAAAAAACATAGATAATAAAGCCAGTGAACGGCTCTTGTTTCATAAACAAAGAATCTTCTTGCAGAATCTCGTCGGCGCTTTTCAGGAAGGTGAGACGACAAGAGGTTTTAACCTTAAAATTGCAGGGTTGCTTGTTTTGGTTGTTATTACAGTTGGTGTTGGCTGGTACTTTTTAAATGCAGAGAAAAGATCAATAACAATAGCTTGTGATAGTGAAGACCATGCAGGCTGTATGGAAGCTTCGCTGGCGTATTTAAGTGCGGGAAATATTGATGGTGAAGTTGCACAATTTGCATTTAATGCTGCATTAAAGAGATATTTACCTGACTGGATTGACAAAGTGGTTAATCGTGAGGGTGAAGGCTCTTCTATAATGAACGAGCTGGCAGCCTTTCAAAATGATCTTCGTAATGCTTTATCTATAGAGTCATCTGGGAAGAGTGAGAATATATTGGTGGTCTATTCGCAGATGCCAATGAGCAAAGGGGATCTGCCTAAAGAGATGGAGTATGTTGATGGCACAATTGGGCTGTTAAAGAATATAGAGGTGCTTGAATCATTTGTTACCCAGCGAGGAGGGGGTGATGGGAAAATAAAGATAGATAAGGATGAGAAAGAGATAACCGATATTGTCGATAAGTGGCAGGCAAATACCGATACAGACCGAAGGATTATGCTGGATATCATCAAGCAAGTACCAGAGTTTGATGAGCTACGAATGCTTGTGTTCAGCCATATTAGGGATTTGAGGAACGATAAATCGCTCTATTTGTCGGCTATACGATCATTTAAGGAGCATTTAGGTAGCATGAGTGGTAGTAATGAAAACCAAATGCTGTCTGAAGTTGATAAGTTGCAACAAAAATATCCGCGTATTATAGGGCTGGATACGTATCGTGATGATATTAAGCTCTATCAGAAAATTAAAGACCTCGAGCAGGGTGGCTCAGGCAAAGTGTTAAATGTTCAAGAGTTGGCTGGCCAGTTTAAAACGGCATTATTTTCCAATTTGTATGCGCAAAATTTAAGAGCGAAACTGCCTGAAGGTGATGTTGCGAATCATTTTAGTCAAGCTCTGGCGCAATGGTATGATGGGTCGTGTGATGAATCGATAGGCACACTGGGAAAGATCCAGGATTTGCAATGGGTTGAGTTGGCGCAAGCTAAAATCAATCGTCAAAAAACCATCTGCCAGCAATTTGAGAAACTTAACAAAAGTAGACGTGAAAAAAATTATGAAAATACACTCTTACAGTTTTATACTGCTCTTGAAAAAGAAGAGGATAGGTATTTTGTTAGTCAAATAGAGCCAGAAATTTTAACGTATAAAAGTAAATTGCAAGGCAAGGCAGAGATGCTTTTGAAAAAGGCGATTTCTGATTGGGAGAATTATACTCGCCAAGGGAAAATCGAAAAGCTGCAACTTCTGGAAAGTGATATTAGTACACAGTTCACGGAACAGTCCAAATTGCTTGTTCAAGCGAACCAATATATTGATCAAGCAAAAACGATTTATCAGATGCTGGCTCTGGAATTGACTCCACTACAAAAAGAAAAAGTGACGGCAATTGCGGACGAGCTGGCTTACCAGCGTAATGCACTTGAGGATTTAGCGAAGACATCAGACAGTAGTCAAGTGGCAGAGGCAAAGTTAAAGTTGCTCAGGAAGTAA